A part of Numenius arquata chromosome 2, bNumArq3.hap1.1, whole genome shotgun sequence genomic DNA contains:
- the ASCL4 gene encoding achaete-scute homolog 4, with protein MDSNKDDDGLFNRIAFPGAVSLANSHVHPHGVPLRETFGVPFHLDPSYWEQAYGGHAGRISYIPFPGYVGVYDYSFEPAFIRKRNERERQRVRCVNEGYTRLREHLPKEFADKRLSKVETLRAAISYIKHLQSLLDCHPLGSNSKETLSAKELPEAPSPGPPRECNSDGESKTSSASSPYSEFEETGS; from the coding sequence atGGACAGCAATAAAGACGATGACGGACTGTTCAACAGGATTGCATTTCCAGGAGCTGTGTCCCTGGCTAACAGCCATGTGCACCCTCACGGGGTCCCCCTGAGAGAGACCTTTGGGGTTCCCTTCCATCTGGACCCATCTTATTGGGAGCAAGCCTACGGTGGGCATGCAGGTCGCATCTCCTACATCCCATTCCCTGGCTACGTGGGCGTCTATGACTATTCCTTTGAGCCTGCCTTCATCCGAAAGAGGAACGAGAGGGAAAGGCAGCGGGTGCGCTGCGTGAACGAGGGCTACACGCGCCTGAGAGAGCACCTGCCCAAGGAATTTGCTGACAAGCGCCTCAGCAAAGTGGAGACCCTGAGAGCTGCAATAAGCTACATCAAACACCTGCAGAGCTTGCTGGACTGCCATCCTTTAGGGTCTAACAGTAAGGAAACGCTCTCTGCCAAGGAGCTTCCGGAAGCTCCCAGTCCTGGTCCCCCGCGGGAGTGCAACAGTGATGGAGAGTCTAAAACCTCTTCAGCTTCATCCCCTTACAGTGAATTTGAGGAGACGGGCAGTTAG